A stretch of the Tsukamurella tyrosinosolvens genome encodes the following:
- a CDS encoding creatininase family protein, which yields MTNRLASMTSAEARHAAAAGPVVLLAAGALEQHGPGMPLGTDTVRAEAVTARVADELGDAVVVGPTIPVGVSPHHRGFAGTMTLSTATFAAVLTEYVDSLAHHGFRRFLVVNGHGGNNAVLGTTAQDLLRTHPDVELAWVGVSALAKDAVARLGVSEVHGHCGESETAQMLHVAPDLVRSELLEPGTTTLAQMEPVARLSRTPDFNLALAWERLSPNGVLGDPTRVSAEDGRRIIDESVANLTRLVREWRA from the coding sequence ATGACCAACCGACTCGCCTCCATGACCTCCGCCGAGGCGCGGCACGCGGCAGCCGCCGGCCCCGTCGTCCTCCTCGCCGCCGGCGCGCTCGAACAGCACGGGCCGGGCATGCCGCTGGGTACGGACACCGTCCGCGCCGAGGCCGTCACCGCGCGGGTTGCGGACGAATTGGGCGACGCCGTCGTCGTCGGCCCGACGATCCCGGTCGGCGTCTCGCCGCACCATCGCGGGTTCGCCGGCACCATGACGCTGTCCACCGCGACCTTCGCCGCGGTCCTCACGGAGTACGTGGACAGCCTCGCCCACCACGGATTCCGTCGATTCCTCGTGGTCAACGGGCACGGCGGCAACAACGCCGTCCTCGGCACGACCGCCCAGGACCTGCTCCGCACCCATCCGGACGTCGAACTCGCCTGGGTCGGCGTGTCCGCCCTGGCGAAGGACGCGGTCGCGCGCCTCGGAGTGAGCGAGGTCCACGGCCACTGCGGCGAGTCCGAGACGGCGCAGATGCTCCACGTGGCACCCGATCTCGTCCGGTCCGAGCTCCTCGAGCCCGGCACCACGACCCTCGCGCAGATGGAGCCCGTCGCGCGCCTGTCCCGCACGCCCGACTTCAATCTCGCACTCGCCTGGGAGCGATTGAGTCCCAACGGCGTCCTCGGGGACCCGACCCGCGTCAGCGCCGAGGACGGACGACGCATCATCGATGAGTCCGTCGCGAACCTCACCCGTCTCGTCCGGGAGTGGCGCGCCTAG
- a CDS encoding AbgT family transporter, translated as MAVVFLLVLGLLTVVNIMVTSGSAMWSIAAPVLVPMLMLVSIPAETTQALFRIADSGSTAVTPMSPYFIMALGFLQQYRKKAGIGTLASYTLPLAIAMTVSWTALFFVWWGLGIPLGPGAPVR; from the coding sequence GTGGCGGTCGTCTTCCTCCTCGTCCTCGGTCTCCTGACCGTCGTCAACATCATGGTCACGAGCGGCTCCGCGATGTGGTCCATCGCCGCGCCGGTGCTGGTTCCCATGCTGATGCTGGTCTCGATCCCTGCGGAGACAACCCAGGCGTTGTTCCGCATCGCCGACTCGGGATCGACCGCCGTGACACCGATGAGCCCGTACTTCATCATGGCGCTGGGCTTCCTGCAGCAGTACCGCAAGAAGGCGGGTATCGGCACCCTCGCGTCGTACACCCTGCCCCTCGCCATCGCCATGACGGTGTCCTGGACCGCGCTGTTCTTCGTGTGGTGGGGGCTCGGAATCCCGCTCGGCCCGGGCGCGCCCGTCCGCTGA
- a CDS encoding AbgT family transporter translates to MTAPDSLEQPPVAPERLPRIIRAMGVIERVGNALPHPFWLFWILAAILGVVSAVMAALDVSVVSPADGKEVVVRNLFSGDGLAMAASTMVENFAGFPPMATIVVVIMGVAIAERSGFLATGMKAGVSRVPASWSSSPSRSPGTVSHVASAAAYVILVPLGGLAFRAVGKSPILGIVVAYTSIASGYDASPVPTPNDAIFAGITQAAARVIDPDAVVTPVSNWYFNIGSSLLLAIVITLVTKLVLAKRPDLDADPDADLSDMGTLALEPAERRALRLAGATLVGIL, encoded by the coding sequence ATGACCGCGCCCGACTCCCTCGAGCAGCCGCCCGTCGCGCCGGAACGCCTCCCCCGGATCATCCGGGCGATGGGGGTCATCGAGCGTGTGGGCAACGCACTGCCGCACCCGTTCTGGTTGTTCTGGATCCTCGCCGCGATCCTCGGCGTGGTCAGCGCTGTGATGGCAGCACTGGACGTCAGTGTCGTCTCCCCCGCCGACGGCAAGGAGGTGGTGGTGCGCAACCTCTTCTCGGGCGACGGCCTCGCCATGGCCGCGTCGACGATGGTCGAGAATTTCGCCGGCTTCCCGCCGATGGCGACGATCGTCGTGGTCATCATGGGCGTGGCGATCGCGGAGCGGAGCGGCTTCCTCGCCACCGGGATGAAGGCGGGGGTCTCCCGCGTCCCCGCCTCGTGGTCATCTTCGCCGTCGCGTTCACCCGGCACGGTCTCGCACGTCGCGTCGGCGGCGGCGTACGTGATCCTGGTGCCGTTGGGCGGTCTCGCCTTCCGCGCCGTCGGCAAGTCGCCGATCCTGGGCATCGTCGTCGCGTACACGTCGATCGCCTCCGGCTACGACGCCAGCCCGGTGCCGACCCCGAACGACGCGATCTTCGCGGGCATCACGCAGGCGGCGGCGCGGGTCATCGACCCCGATGCCGTGGTCACGCCGGTGAGTAACTGGTACTTCAACATCGGATCCTCGCTGCTGCTCGCGATCGTGATCACCCTGGTCACCAAGCTCGTCCTGGCCAAGCGCCCCGACCTGGACGCCGATCCGGACGCGGACCTCAGCGACATGGGGACGCTCGCGCTCGAACCCGCCGAGCGGCGGGCACTGCGCCTGGCCGGCGCCACCCTGGTCGGCATCCTCTGA